From a single Lolium rigidum isolate FL_2022 chromosome 7, APGP_CSIRO_Lrig_0.1, whole genome shotgun sequence genomic region:
- the LOC124673617 gene encoding calcium-dependent protein kinase 12-like: MGNCFTKSYEIPITSGTIERPPTFTQQPAATANHGKPPRPPPSTSRPPTFPKPSSGRPPLPSLLPGSMSRRPSRAAIGPVLQRPMADVRSQYNLERKLGSGQFGTTYLCTERATGLKYACKSVSKRKLVRRADVEDMRREVTILQHLSGQPNIAEFRGAFEDTDSVHLVMEFCSGGELFDRITAKGNYSERQAAAVCRDVLTVVHVCHFMGVMHRDLKPENFLLASPADDAPLKAIDFGLSVFIEEGKVYKDIVGSAYYVAPEVLHRNYGKEIDVWSAGVILYILLCGSPPFWGETEKGIFDAILVGQLDFSSSPWPTISESAKDLIRQMLNRDPQKRITAVQALEHPWLKGGASDRPIDSAVLLRMKQFKAMNKLKQLALKVIAENLSPEEIKGLKQMFNNMDTDKSGTITVEELKIGLTKLGSKISEAEVQKLMEAVDVDKSGSIDYTEFLTAMMNKHKLEKEEDLLLAFQHFDKDNSGYISREELEQAMTEYGMGDEANIKEVLDEVDKDKDGNIDYEEFVEMMRKGIYT; encoded by the exons ATGGGGAACTGCTTCACCAAGTCGTACGAGATACCCATCACGTCGGGGACAATCGAGCGGCCGCCGACTTTCACTCAGCAGCCGGCGGCAACCGCCAATCACGGCAAGCCGCCACGGCCACCGCCGTCGACATCACGGCCGCCGACATTCCCGAAGCCGTCAtccggccggccgccgctgccGAGCCTCCTGCCGGGGTCCATGTCCCGGAGGCCGTCCCGCGCGGCGATCGGCCCCGTGCTGCAGCGGCCCATGGCGGACGTGCGGTCGCAGTACAACCTGGAGCGGAAGCTGGGGAGCGGGCAGTTCGGGACGACGTACCTGTGCACGGAGCGCGCCACGGGGCTCAAGTACGCCTGCAAGTCGGTGTCCAAGCGCAAGCTGGTGCggcgcgccgacgtggaggacatgCGCCGGGAGGTCACCATCCTGCAGCACCTCAGCGGCCAGCCCAACATCGCCGAGTTCAGGGGCGCCTTCGAGGACACCGACAGCGTGCACCTCGTCATGGAGTTCTGCTCCGGCGGGGAGCTCTTCGACCGCATCACCGCCAAGGGGAACTACTCCGAGCGCCAGGCAGCCGCCGTGTGCCGGGACGTGCTCACCGTCGTCCACGTCTGCCACTTCATGGGGGTCATGCACAGGGACCTCAAGCCGGAGAACTTCCTGCTCGCCAGCCCCGCCGACGACGCGCCACTCAAGGCCATAGACTTCGGGCTCTCCGTCTTCATTGAAGAAG GAAAGGTGTACAAGGACATTGTAGGAAGTGCATACTATGTGGCACCAGAAGTTTTACATAGAAATTATGGGAAAGAGATAGACGTCTGGAGCGCTGGAGTGATCTTGTATATTCTCTTATGTGGGTCGCCGCCTTTCTGGGGAG AAACGGAGAAAGGCATATTTGATGCTATACTGGTGGGTCAACTTGATTTCAGCAGCAGCCCGTGGCCGACGATATCTGAAAGCGCGAAAGATCTTATCAGGCAAATGCTAAACAGAGATCCCCAGAAGCGTATTACTGCAGTACAGGCCCTAG AACATCCATGGCTCAAAGGTGGTGCATCTGACAGACCTATCGATAGCGCCGTCCTATTAAGGATGAAGCAATTCAAGGCAATGAACAAGCTAAAACAACTAGCGCTCAAG GTAATTGCAGAGAACCTATCACCGGAGGAAATCAAGGGACTGAAACAGATGTTCAATAACATGGATACAGACAAGAGTGGGACAATCACAGTTGAAGAACTGAAGATTGGTTTGACAAAGTTAGGATCAAAGATTAGTGAAGCAGAGGTTCAGAAGCTTATGGAAGCA GTGGATGTAGACAAGAGTGGCAGCATAGATTACACGGAATTCCTGACTGCTATGATGAATAAACATAAGCTGGAAAAGGAGGAGGATTTGCTCCTTGCATTTCAACACTTTGACAAAGACAACAGCGG GTACATATCAAGAGAAGAACTTGAACAAGCCATGACAGAGTATGGAATGGGTGATGAAGCAAATATTAAAGAAGTACTGGATGAAGTTGACAAAGATAAG GACGGGAATATCGACTATGAAGAATTTGTGGAAATGATGAGGAAAGGAATATATACCTGA